In the Arachis ipaensis cultivar K30076 chromosome B10, Araip1.1, whole genome shotgun sequence genome, one interval contains:
- the LOC107622950 gene encoding retinol dehydrogenase 12 isoform X2, with the protein MGTEDEAAPPSSSSSVKKKKQGLGWIEWIRGWMVVVQEMLFQRIMASHLHNPMPLPPINDLTCIVTGSTSGIGCEIARQLAQAGAHVVMAVRNTKAAQELIQKWQIDSEGFCIALNVEVMQVDLLSLDSVARFAEAWNARSVPVNALINNAGIFSIGEPQKFSKDGYEEHLQVNHLAPALLSVLLLPSLMRGSPSRIVNVNSVVMFSSVLHKRIPAEAGIGVVCVSPGIVQTNVARDLPKIVQAAYRLIPYFIFNAQEGSRSALFAATDPSVSEYCEMLRSDEWPVCAFISQDCRPANPSEESHEVQTQYEVWEKTLEMIGLPSDAVERLIEGQEVKCRYGQQQ; encoded by the exons ATGGGAACGGAGGATGAAGCAGCGCCGCCGTCGTCGTCATCGtcggtgaagaagaagaaacagggtttggggtggatagaatgGATCAGAGGCTGGATGGTGGTGGTTCAGGAGATGCTATTTCAGCGGATCATGGCTTCCCACTTGCACAACCCTATGCCACTTCCTCCCATCAACGACCTCACCTGCATTGTCACCGGATCCACCAGCGGCATTGGCTGTGAAATCGCAAG GCAATTGGCACAAGCAGGGGCTCATGTTGTTATGGCTGTTAGGAACACAAAGGCAGCTCAAGAGTTGATACAGAAGTGGCAGATTGACTCTGAAGGGTTTTGTATTGCTCTCAATGTTGAG GTGATGCAAGTTGATCTTCTCTCATTGGATTCTGTTGCAAGGTTTGCTGAAGCTTGGAATGCTCGCTCAGTTCCCGTGAATGCTCTCATTAACAATGCTGGAATCTTTTCCATTGGAG AGCCACAAAAGTTTTCGAAAGATGGTTACGAAGAACACTTGCAAGTGAATCATCTTGCTCCTGCTTTGCTCTCAGTACTTCTTTTGCCATCACTTATGCGGGGTTCTCCTAGTAGGATTGTGAATGTGAATTCTGTT GTAATGTTTAGTAGTGTTCTTCATAAACGAATCCCTGCTGAAGCTGGCATTGGTGTAGTGTGTGTATCACCTGGAATTGTCCAGACCAATGTT GCAAGGGATCTTCCAAAAATTGTTCAAGCTGCTTATCGTTTGATACCTTACTTTATCTTTAATGCTCAAGAAG GTTCCCGGAGTGCACTTTTTGCTGCCACAGATCCTTCAGTTTCAGAGTATTGTGAAATGCTGAGATCAGATGAGTGGCCCGTTTGTGCTTTTATTTCTCAAGATTGCCGTCCGGCAAATCCATCAGAAGAGTCGCATGAAGTTCAAACGCAATACGAAGTATGGGAGAAGACCTTGGAGATGATTGGCCTTCCTTCAGATGCCGTCGAGAGGCTTATAGAGGGACAGGAAGTCAAATGCCGTTATGGACAACAGCAGTAG
- the LOC107622949 gene encoding kinase-interacting family protein-like isoform X2, which produces MELSKSELEERMKVLTMGTAENEDEEVGDTFAERAESYYQKRPQLLALLQDLYNGYVTLSDRYIQTLAKQKQQQNLNHHSRHSSQVSTLDGGGFSDQEESSIGVTSNVDYSDTESAISYQPQSNVVKLKHGNSSMSPILDLDVIVAELVMKNVECDVMVHEVGAMERKYCESSRKNELQKSLLEVLESERLVLLNENASLSYRVNTLVEENKELVSESAFVKRKAGELAKCVLKMREDHRVFMLHRKIEDLQAQIHGLEKRNKEYYERLLKRDNNGVGDDGVCKGNNNNNKNNDVGGNGISLEVRVLRRFKWKDVGSVSSSSSSSTGSVSGRSFDDLKKNKNKKGTSLWKKLKNMDLILCGMNPTCA; this is translated from the exons ATGGAACTTAGTAAATCAG AGTTAGAGGAGAGGATGAAAGTGCTGACAATGGGGACAGCAGAAAATGAAGACGAAGAAGTGGGTGACACATTTGCAGAGAGAGCTGAGTCTTATTACCAAAAGAGGCCTCAGTTACTTGCCCTTTTGCAAGATTTATACAATGGCTACGTCACTTTATCTGATAGGTACATTCAAACACTTGCAAAGCAGAAACAACAGCAAAACTTGAATCACCATAGCAGGCACTCTTCACAGGTTTCAACACTTGATGGAGGAGGGTTTTCTGACCAAGAAGAAAGTAGCATTGGGGTAACAAGCAATGTTGATTATTCGGATACCGAAAGCGCAATCTCGTACCAACCACAATCCAATGTGGTGAAGTTGAAGCATGGGAATTCAAGCATGAGTCCAATTCTTGATCTTGATGTCATTGTTGCTGAGCTTGTGATGAAGAATGTGGAGTGTGATGTGATGGTTCATGAGGTTGGTGCAATGGAGAGGAAGTACTGCGAATCGTCGCGGAAGAACGAGCTTCAGAAGAGTCTACTTGAGGTTTTGGAGTCTGAGAGGCTTGTTTTGTTGAATGAGAATGCTAGTTTGAGTTATAGGGTGAACACATTGGTGGAGGAGAACAAGGAACTTGTGTCCGAATCGGCTTTCGTGAAGCGCAAGGCAGGGGAATTGGCGAAATGTGTGCTCAAGATGAGGGAGGATCATAGGGTGTTTATGCTGCATAGGAAGATTGAGGATCTTCAGGCTCAGATTCATGGATTGGAGAAGAGGAACAAGGAGTATTATGAGAGGCTTCTCAAGAGAGATAACAATGGTGTTGGTGATGATGGAGTATGCAAAgggaataataacaataataagaaCAACGATGTTGGTGGCAATGGAATATCTTTGGAGGTTCGTGTTCTCAGAAGGTTCAAGTGGAAAGATGTTGGaagtgtttcttcttcttcttcttcttctactggTTCTGTTTCTGGAAGGAGCTTTGATGATCTCaagaagaataagaataagaaaggAACTAGTTTGTGGAAGAAGCTCAAGAACATGGACTTGATTCTCTGTGGGATGAATCCAACATGTGCTTGA
- the LOC107622950 gene encoding retinol dehydrogenase 12 isoform X1 has product MGTEDEAAPPSSSSSVKKKKQGLGWIEWIRGWMVVVQEMLFQRIMASHLHNPMPLPPINDLTCIVTGSTSGIGCEIARQLAQAGAHVVMAVRNTKAAQELIQKWQIDSEGFCIALNVEVMQVDLLSLDSVARFAEAWNARSVPVNALINNAGIFSIGEPQKFSKDGYEEHLQVNHLAPALLSVLLLPSLMRGSPSRIVNVNSVMHYVGFVDPEDMNVTSGKRKYSSFIGYTSSKLAEVMFSSVLHKRIPAEAGIGVVCVSPGIVQTNVARDLPKIVQAAYRLIPYFIFNAQEGSRSALFAATDPSVSEYCEMLRSDEWPVCAFISQDCRPANPSEESHEVQTQYEVWEKTLEMIGLPSDAVERLIEGQEVKCRYGQQQ; this is encoded by the exons ATGGGAACGGAGGATGAAGCAGCGCCGCCGTCGTCGTCATCGtcggtgaagaagaagaaacagggtttggggtggatagaatgGATCAGAGGCTGGATGGTGGTGGTTCAGGAGATGCTATTTCAGCGGATCATGGCTTCCCACTTGCACAACCCTATGCCACTTCCTCCCATCAACGACCTCACCTGCATTGTCACCGGATCCACCAGCGGCATTGGCTGTGAAATCGCAAG GCAATTGGCACAAGCAGGGGCTCATGTTGTTATGGCTGTTAGGAACACAAAGGCAGCTCAAGAGTTGATACAGAAGTGGCAGATTGACTCTGAAGGGTTTTGTATTGCTCTCAATGTTGAG GTGATGCAAGTTGATCTTCTCTCATTGGATTCTGTTGCAAGGTTTGCTGAAGCTTGGAATGCTCGCTCAGTTCCCGTGAATGCTCTCATTAACAATGCTGGAATCTTTTCCATTGGAG AGCCACAAAAGTTTTCGAAAGATGGTTACGAAGAACACTTGCAAGTGAATCATCTTGCTCCTGCTTTGCTCTCAGTACTTCTTTTGCCATCACTTATGCGGGGTTCTCCTAGTAGGATTGTGAATGTGAATTCTGTT ATGCATTACGTTGGCTTTGTTGACCCTGAAGACATGAATGTTACGTCTGGTAAAAGGAAATATTCTAGTTTTATTGGGTACACAAGCAGCAAGCTTGCAGAG GTAATGTTTAGTAGTGTTCTTCATAAACGAATCCCTGCTGAAGCTGGCATTGGTGTAGTGTGTGTATCACCTGGAATTGTCCAGACCAATGTT GCAAGGGATCTTCCAAAAATTGTTCAAGCTGCTTATCGTTTGATACCTTACTTTATCTTTAATGCTCAAGAAG GTTCCCGGAGTGCACTTTTTGCTGCCACAGATCCTTCAGTTTCAGAGTATTGTGAAATGCTGAGATCAGATGAGTGGCCCGTTTGTGCTTTTATTTCTCAAGATTGCCGTCCGGCAAATCCATCAGAAGAGTCGCATGAAGTTCAAACGCAATACGAAGTATGGGAGAAGACCTTGGAGATGATTGGCCTTCCTTCAGATGCCGTCGAGAGGCTTATAGAGGGACAGGAAGTCAAATGCCGTTATGGACAACAGCAGTAG
- the LOC107622949 gene encoding kinase-interacting family protein-like isoform X1 — MEGVPSLLDMGKEKVISNGTLLSSSTKGFRDKSIIITNTNIIPSWLFTSISELEERMKVLTMGTAENEDEEVGDTFAERAESYYQKRPQLLALLQDLYNGYVTLSDRYIQTLAKQKQQQNLNHHSRHSSQVSTLDGGGFSDQEESSIGVTSNVDYSDTESAISYQPQSNVVKLKHGNSSMSPILDLDVIVAELVMKNVECDVMVHEVGAMERKYCESSRKNELQKSLLEVLESERLVLLNENASLSYRVNTLVEENKELVSESAFVKRKAGELAKCVLKMREDHRVFMLHRKIEDLQAQIHGLEKRNKEYYERLLKRDNNGVGDDGVCKGNNNNNKNNDVGGNGISLEVRVLRRFKWKDVGSVSSSSSSSTGSVSGRSFDDLKKNKNKKGTSLWKKLKNMDLILCGMNPTCA, encoded by the exons ATGGAGGGGGTCCCAAGCCTTTTGGATATGGGGAAGGAGAAAGTGATTTCAAATGGTACATTGCTATCTTCATCCACAAAAGGGTTTAGAGACAAAAGCATCATCATCACCAACACCAACATTATACCTTCCTGGTTATTCACCAGCATTTCTG AGTTAGAGGAGAGGATGAAAGTGCTGACAATGGGGACAGCAGAAAATGAAGACGAAGAAGTGGGTGACACATTTGCAGAGAGAGCTGAGTCTTATTACCAAAAGAGGCCTCAGTTACTTGCCCTTTTGCAAGATTTATACAATGGCTACGTCACTTTATCTGATAGGTACATTCAAACACTTGCAAAGCAGAAACAACAGCAAAACTTGAATCACCATAGCAGGCACTCTTCACAGGTTTCAACACTTGATGGAGGAGGGTTTTCTGACCAAGAAGAAAGTAGCATTGGGGTAACAAGCAATGTTGATTATTCGGATACCGAAAGCGCAATCTCGTACCAACCACAATCCAATGTGGTGAAGTTGAAGCATGGGAATTCAAGCATGAGTCCAATTCTTGATCTTGATGTCATTGTTGCTGAGCTTGTGATGAAGAATGTGGAGTGTGATGTGATGGTTCATGAGGTTGGTGCAATGGAGAGGAAGTACTGCGAATCGTCGCGGAAGAACGAGCTTCAGAAGAGTCTACTTGAGGTTTTGGAGTCTGAGAGGCTTGTTTTGTTGAATGAGAATGCTAGTTTGAGTTATAGGGTGAACACATTGGTGGAGGAGAACAAGGAACTTGTGTCCGAATCGGCTTTCGTGAAGCGCAAGGCAGGGGAATTGGCGAAATGTGTGCTCAAGATGAGGGAGGATCATAGGGTGTTTATGCTGCATAGGAAGATTGAGGATCTTCAGGCTCAGATTCATGGATTGGAGAAGAGGAACAAGGAGTATTATGAGAGGCTTCTCAAGAGAGATAACAATGGTGTTGGTGATGATGGAGTATGCAAAgggaataataacaataataagaaCAACGATGTTGGTGGCAATGGAATATCTTTGGAGGTTCGTGTTCTCAGAAGGTTCAAGTGGAAAGATGTTGGaagtgtttcttcttcttcttcttcttctactggTTCTGTTTCTGGAAGGAGCTTTGATGATCTCaagaagaataagaataagaaaggAACTAGTTTGTGGAAGAAGCTCAAGAACATGGACTTGATTCTCTGTGGGATGAATCCAACATGTGCTTGA